The following proteins are encoded in a genomic region of uncultured Umboniibacter sp.:
- the argH gene encoding argininosuccinate lyase — MSQNKLWGGRFQEPTDEFVERFTASITFDQRLYRQDIRGSLAHAAMLEKAGILNVDELTDIQRGLQEIESEIEAGKFDWSVGLEDVHMNIEAALTERIGITGKKLHTGRSRNDQVATDIRLWLRDEIDRIEQQCIRAQAGIIQLAAQEAETIMPGFTHLQTAQPVTFGHHLLAWYEMLKRDHSRLIDCRKRLNESPLGAAALAGTTYPIQRQLTSDMLGFDRPTANSLDSVSDRDFAIEFCSAAALCLTHLSRMSEELVIWTSAQFNFVKLPDRFCTGSSIMPQKKNPDVPELIRGKTGRMNGHLIALLTLMKSQPLAYNKDNQEDKEPLFDAVDTLHDCLRAFADMVPAIQANKDEMRNAALKGFATATDLADYLVVKGMPFRDAHEVVGKAVAFGVDQQRDLSEMSLEELQGFSETIGADVFEVLTLEGSVAARDHLGGTAPNQVRAAAERALTHLQSFSA; from the coding sequence ATGAGTCAAAACAAACTTTGGGGCGGACGTTTTCAAGAACCTACGGATGAATTTGTAGAGCGATTCACCGCATCAATAACTTTTGATCAACGCCTTTATCGACAAGACATTCGTGGCAGCTTAGCCCATGCGGCAATGCTAGAAAAAGCAGGCATCCTCAATGTCGACGAGCTGACTGATATTCAACGTGGCCTTCAGGAGATTGAAAGCGAAATTGAGGCTGGCAAATTCGACTGGTCAGTAGGCCTCGAAGACGTGCATATGAATATCGAAGCCGCACTAACCGAGCGCATCGGCATCACCGGAAAAAAACTTCACACCGGCCGCTCGCGCAATGATCAAGTTGCTACCGACATTCGTCTGTGGTTACGCGACGAAATAGACCGGATTGAGCAGCAGTGTATCCGAGCGCAGGCCGGCATTATTCAGCTAGCGGCGCAGGAAGCCGAGACGATTATGCCTGGCTTTACCCATCTACAAACCGCTCAACCCGTCACCTTCGGCCACCATCTTCTAGCTTGGTACGAGATGCTGAAACGTGACCACTCACGTCTCATTGACTGTCGCAAGCGTTTAAATGAATCACCGTTAGGCGCGGCGGCACTGGCAGGTACAACCTATCCAATTCAACGTCAGCTTACGAGTGATATGCTGGGCTTCGACCGTCCTACCGCCAACAGCCTAGATTCTGTTTCTGATCGCGATTTTGCTATCGAGTTTTGTTCGGCTGCGGCCCTCTGCCTAACTCACCTTTCAAGGATGTCAGAGGAGTTGGTAATTTGGACCTCGGCGCAGTTTAACTTTGTTAAACTACCCGATCGCTTTTGCACTGGCTCGTCCATTATGCCGCAGAAGAAGAACCCTGATGTTCCGGAGCTAATTCGTGGCAAGACTGGACGAATGAATGGTCACCTTATTGCACTATTAACCTTGATGAAGAGCCAGCCACTGGCTTACAACAAGGACAATCAGGAAGATAAAGAGCCGCTCTTTGATGCCGTTGACACGTTACACGACTGCCTACGTGCCTTCGCCGATATGGTGCCTGCAATTCAGGCCAACAAGGATGAAATGCGCAATGCCGCACTAAAGGGTTTCGCCACTGCCACAGACTTAGCGGACTACCTTGTAGTGAAGGGGATGCCATTCCGCGACGCTCACGAGGTGGTTGGTAAAGCCGTAGCGTTTGGGGTAGATCAACAGCGCGATCTCAGCGAAATGAGTCTCGAGGAGCTACAGGGTTTCAGCGAGACCATCGGCGCCGACGTATTTGAAGTTCTCACGCTAGAGGGCTCGGTCGCCGCAAGAGATCATTTAGGTGGAACCGCACCCAATCAGGTGCGCGCTGCAGCAGAGCGCGCGCTTACTCACTTACAGTCATTTTCAGCGTAA
- a CDS encoding lipoprotein, which translates to MLNHRIVAVLILLGLLAACGQKGPLYLPEEDASQPALED; encoded by the coding sequence ATGTTAAATCATCGTATCGTTGCTGTTCTCATTCTTCTAGGCCTGTTAGCGGCCTGTGGCCAAAAGGGCCCGCTCTACCTTCCTGAGGAAGATGCTAGTCAGCCCGCTTTAGAGGATTAA
- the lysA gene encoding diaminopimelate decarboxylase encodes MSAVNRNFSPTIIREAANSFGTPLYLYDEAAIRNAFLHWHQAPSKHSVLTCYAVKANSNIAILQLLSRLGAGFDIVSQGELERVLHAGGKPERIVFSGVGKSSEAIARALEVGIKCFNVESIRELDHINTVAAEKETKAKVSLRINPDVDAKTHPYISTGLKANKFGISHEEAVTAYQYACSLPQLEVIGIDCHIGSQITELEPFLASLDKLLVLIDQLADVGIDIRHLDLGGGLGICYTNEQVPSAESYIAAVSDKLANRELEIVFEPGRSIVANAGILITEVILSKENTGKHFAIVDAAMNDLMRPALYQGHHHIDVVAGPRKLEASEHCWDIVGPVCETGDFLGLNRQLSIAERDLLVIHSAGAYGFTMSSNYNSRPRCAEVLLREDQLVEIRSREVITDLFAHEHLLAE; translated from the coding sequence ATGTCAGCTGTAAATCGCAATTTCTCGCCAACGATAATTCGTGAAGCCGCGAACTCCTTTGGCACGCCGCTATATCTCTATGACGAGGCGGCTATCCGCAACGCTTTTTTACACTGGCACCAAGCACCTTCAAAACACTCGGTGCTGACCTGCTATGCGGTAAAGGCCAACTCAAACATTGCGATACTGCAACTTTTGAGTCGTTTAGGCGCTGGCTTTGACATCGTTTCGCAGGGTGAACTCGAGCGTGTTCTGCACGCGGGTGGCAAGCCGGAGCGAATTGTTTTCTCTGGCGTAGGCAAGTCGAGTGAGGCCATTGCCCGCGCCCTTGAGGTAGGCATCAAATGTTTCAACGTAGAATCCATTCGCGAGCTAGACCACATTAATACGGTTGCCGCGGAGAAGGAAACCAAAGCCAAAGTCTCGTTGCGTATTAATCCAGACGTTGACGCGAAAACCCACCCCTATATCTCAACTGGCCTGAAAGCTAACAAGTTTGGTATTAGCCATGAAGAGGCGGTTACGGCATATCAGTATGCCTGTTCGCTACCTCAGTTAGAGGTCATCGGTATCGATTGTCATATCGGCTCGCAAATCACCGAGCTAGAGCCCTTTTTAGCCTCGCTCGATAAGTTACTTGTGCTCATCGACCAACTCGCTGACGTTGGTATTGATATCCGCCACTTAGACTTAGGCGGTGGTCTGGGAATTTGCTATACCAACGAGCAAGTGCCATCAGCCGAGAGTTACATCGCAGCCGTTAGCGATAAATTAGCTAATCGTGAATTGGAAATTGTTTTTGAGCCCGGGCGCTCCATTGTCGCCAACGCAGGAATCTTAATTACCGAAGTTATTCTCAGCAAAGAAAACACCGGTAAGCACTTCGCGATTGTTGATGCCGCCATGAATGATTTGATGCGGCCGGCTTTGTACCAAGGTCACCATCACATTGATGTGGTTGCAGGCCCGCGTAAGCTTGAGGCTAGTGAACACTGTTGGGATATCGTTGGCCCCGTGTGCGAAACCGGCGACTTTTTAGGACTAAATCGGCAGCTGAGCATCGCTGAGCGAGATTTACTTGTAATTCACTCGGCAGGTGCTTATGGTTTTACCATGTCGAGCAACTACAACAGCCGCCCACGGTGCGCCGAGGTATTGTTGCGCGAAGATCAGCTCGTTGAAATACGTAGCCGCGAAGTGATTACTGATCTCTTTGCCCACGAGCACCTACTAGCGGAGTAA
- the dapF gene encoding diaminopimelate epimerase has translation MLLKFTKMHGLGNDFIVVDAVSQRVRLTNQQIAQLGDRHFGIGCDQLLIVEAPSRPEMDFKYRIFNGDGSEVEHCGNGARCFAKFVRDQRLIHRDTIHVETKSRDLTLTIRDDGQIRVDMGAPSFEPAELKLDRDKAAVYSLKGGDRHFKVSAVSMGNPHIVTRVSQAERYPVEKYGRILTKHRAFAEGVNVSFAEFIDRQTIRLRVYERGAGETLACGTGACATAVTAIRNDWCDTKVNLLLKGGTLEVEWDGNDGSVFMTGPATTVFSGQIRI, from the coding sequence ATGCTGTTGAAATTTACCAAGATGCATGGTCTTGGCAACGACTTTATCGTTGTTGATGCAGTGAGTCAGCGCGTGCGCCTGACCAACCAACAAATTGCTCAGCTTGGTGATCGTCACTTCGGCATCGGCTGCGACCAGTTGCTGATCGTCGAGGCGCCTAGCCGCCCGGAAATGGACTTTAAATACCGTATTTTCAATGGCGATGGCTCTGAAGTTGAGCACTGTGGTAACGGCGCTCGCTGCTTCGCCAAGTTCGTTCGCGACCAGCGCCTCATCCATCGCGACACCATCCATGTAGAAACTAAATCCCGCGATTTAACGTTAACGATTCGCGACGACGGTCAGATTCGTGTCGACATGGGCGCCCCGTCGTTCGAACCCGCTGAACTCAAGCTTGATCGCGACAAAGCAGCCGTGTACTCGCTCAAAGGCGGGGATCGCCACTTCAAAGTCTCTGCGGTATCCATGGGCAACCCCCATATCGTCACCCGAGTCAGCCAGGCCGAGCGCTACCCCGTTGAAAAGTATGGTCGAATACTCACCAAGCATCGCGCCTTCGCTGAAGGAGTGAATGTCAGCTTCGCTGAATTTATTGATCGCCAAACTATTCGCTTACGCGTGTACGAGCGCGGCGCCGGTGAAACGCTCGCCTGTGGAACGGGGGCCTGCGCCACAGCTGTCACCGCAATCCGTAATGACTGGTGTGACACAAAGGTGAATTTATTACTAAAAGGTGGCACACTCGAAGTTGAGTGGGACGGTAATGATGGATCTGTATTCATGACTGGCCCAGCAACTACCGTATTTAGTGGGCAAATAAGAATATGA